The sequence CGGTCGCGCCTGTGATCCGCACCGTGGACATTTCGCGCACCGGACGATATGCATAGGGCATGAGCGATCCGGCGGCTTCGCGGCGCGCCGCGCCGCACGGCATCCGCGCCGTCGCGCTGCCGTTTGTGCATGCGCTCCGGCTCCGCTGCCCCGCGTGCGGCGGCGGCCCGGTGTTCGTCCGCTGGCTCCGCATACTCCCCAGCTGTCCGAGCTGCGGTTTTCGTTTTACCCGCGGCGAGCGGGGCTACTGGCTCGGCGCCTATTTCGTGAATTTGATGGCAGTGGAGACGGTCTTCGCCGTGCTCTTCGTGGGCGTCCTCCTGGTCACCTGGCCCACGCCGCCCTGGCAAGGGCTCCAGATCGCCTCACTCGTGGCGATGGGCACTTCCCCCTTCCTGATCTACCCGTTTTCCCATACCCTCTTCCTGGCGTTCGACATCCTCTGTCGCCCTCCGAGCCCGGAAGACTTTGCTGCCCCGCACGAGCCGGCCGCCCGAACCGTGCGCCGGCCCCATGCCTAGGCGGCCATGTGTTCGCGCGGGGCCGGCCGCCTTGCGCCCCTCGCCGCCGCTCGCATCTTAGTACCTCAGCAATTCCGCACGAATCGAGGCGACCCATGACGTCGGTGGCCGGCGGCACGCCGCCCGGGGTGCGACCCCTGAATGCCGACATCGACGTGTTCGGCCTCACCCACCCGGGGCTCGTCCGGCCGAACAACGAGGATCAATTCCTCATCGCGAGCCTGCACAAGACGATGCGGGTTCATTCGACGAGTGTTCCCGTCGACCGGCTGAGCGGGCTCACCAGTGAATCGCGCGGGCATCTCTTCGTGGTGGCCGACGGCGTGGGCGGCCGTCCGGGCGGCGAGCACGCGAGCGGCACCGCGCTCCAGGCGATCGCCGCCTACGCAACCAACACGCTCCGGCTCTACTACCAGCACGATCCCGCCCCCGAAGGCCCCTTTCTCTCGGACCTCGAGGCCGCCGTATCCGAGGGCCACGCCGCCGTGCTGGCCGAGGCAGCCGGCACGGCGACGACGCTCACCATGATCCTGGTCCGGTGGCCCCGCGCCTATCTGGTCCACGTGGGCGACAGCCGGTGCTACCGGCTCCGCGAGGGAAAGCTCGAGCAGATGACGAAGGATCAGACGATGGCGCAGGCGCTGGTCGACGCGGGCGTCCTGCCGCCCGACCAGGTGAGCGAATCGCGCTGGGCCAACGTACTCTCGAGCGCGCTCGGCGCCCAGGAGATGCGGCCGGCCATTACCAGCTTCGATTGCCGCTGGGAGGATGTCGTGATGCTCTGCACCGACGGCCTCACCAAGCACGTGGCCGATGACGAGATCGCGACGCAGCTCAGGGAAACCCGCTCGGCCGAGCAGATCTGCCGCAACCTGATCGAACTGGCGCTTGCCCGCGGCGGGAGCGACAACGTGACGGTGGTGGCGGGGCGGCTCAAGGAGCGGACGCTGGCGTAGCGGCTGGGCACCCGCGGCGGATGGCCGGCCGAGGTCGAGGGCCGTGCGGGTAAGCGTTGTGGAGCGTTGGTCCGTCCAATCAGTGCACCCGAGCTCGCGGCCCTCGCGCCGCAGCCGGGCCTTCATCCCCCTGCACTGGAGGCCACCATGCTCCGCCGCGTCCTCGCTCCAGCCGCCATTCTGGTCCTGATCCTCTCGGGTTCGGCGTTCGCGGGCCCCAGCGCGCTCAGGTGGCCCCCCTGGCTGTCGATCGAATCACCAGTCAATCCGTACGATCCCGCCACGCGCGATGCGGTGCTGCTGGTGCATACGACGGTCCGCGACGGTCACACGACGGTCGCCGACCTCTCGGGGAGCGCCGAGGGACTCGTGGGCGGCACCCGCCGGAGCGTACCGCTGCGGTTCGACACGACGGCGCACTCAGGCGTGTACGCCGTGCGGCGCCAGTGGCCGTTAGACGGAACCTGGCTGCTTCGCATCACGCTGCTGGGCCACACCACGGCGCTCGTCACGCTGGGACCGTCGGGCGACGTGGTAGCAGCGCGGGTGCCGACGCGCCGGAGCACCGGAGTGGTGTTGCCGCGAGCGGTGGCCGCGGCGGAGATCGACTCGGCGCTGGCCATAGTCGCGCGAACGCAATGACGGCAGCGCGCCCGGCGTGACCGCCCCGATCTACGACCTGCCTGGTTCGACCGTAACGGTGAACGACGTCGCGCCGCTCGACGACGTCGTTCGCCGCGCGCAGCAGGGCGACGTCGATGCGTTCGAGTCGCTCTATCGAGCGCACGCCGGCGCGATCCACATGCTGGCGCGCCGGATGCTCGGCGACGAGCGCGACGCCCGGGACATGGTCCAGGATGTCTTCGTGCGGGCGTGGGAACGCCTGGCGTCGTTTCGCGGCCAAAGCGCGATCGGAACGTGGCTGCACCGCCTTGCGGTCAACCTCATCCTGGAACGGTGTCGGTCCTCGAGTCGCGACGCCGGCCGCTTCGTCGCGGTCGATGACTTCCCGAACCCCGCGTCCGCCGCCGGGAAGCTCGATGCGCGGATGGACCTCGAAGCCGCGCTGGCGCGATTGCCGCCGGGAGCCCGGACCGCGTTCGTCCTTCACGATCTCGAGGGCTACTCGCATGACGAGATCGCGCGCATCACAGGGTGCGCGCCGGGCACCGCGCGCGCCCAGCTGTGGCGGGCGCGCCGGCACCTCATGAGGCTCCTCGAACCATGATCGATTCTGTCCCGGCGACTCGGCGCCATCTCACCGAGGCAGAGCGCCACGGCATCGCCGACG comes from Gemmatimonadales bacterium and encodes:
- a CDS encoding DUF983 domain-containing protein, with the protein product MSDPAASRRAAPHGIRAVALPFVHALRLRCPACGGGPVFVRWLRILPSCPSCGFRFTRGERGYWLGAYFVNLMAVETVFAVLFVGVLLVTWPTPPWQGLQIASLVAMGTSPFLIYPFSHTLFLAFDILCRPPSPEDFAAPHEPAARTVRRPHA
- a CDS encoding protein phosphatase 2C domain-containing protein, with the translated sequence MTSVAGGTPPGVRPLNADIDVFGLTHPGLVRPNNEDQFLIASLHKTMRVHSTSVPVDRLSGLTSESRGHLFVVADGVGGRPGGEHASGTALQAIAAYATNTLRLYYQHDPAPEGPFLSDLEAAVSEGHAAVLAEAAGTATTLTMILVRWPRAYLVHVGDSRCYRLREGKLEQMTKDQTMAQALVDAGVLPPDQVSESRWANVLSSALGAQEMRPAITSFDCRWEDVVMLCTDGLTKHVADDEIATQLRETRSAEQICRNLIELALARGGSDNVTVVAGRLKERTLA
- a CDS encoding RNA polymerase sigma factor, yielding MTAPIYDLPGSTVTVNDVAPLDDVVRRAQQGDVDAFESLYRAHAGAIHMLARRMLGDERDARDMVQDVFVRAWERLASFRGQSAIGTWLHRLAVNLILERCRSSSRDAGRFVAVDDFPNPASAAGKLDARMDLEAALARLPPGARTAFVLHDLEGYSHDEIARITGCAPGTARAQLWRARRHLMRLLEP